The proteins below are encoded in one region of Segatella copri:
- a CDS encoding DUF6078 family protein, with amino-acid sequence MDEKELLKKAFEYGNVPSNITYCFTEPCPMKNKCIHYLSGLYKNEKTDRGDAIFPNALKNGNCKYFAPLRVVKMAWGFDKLFAEMKVKDAPALRAEMRDYLGSKGQYYRYKLGQLKLLPEQQAYIKQLFARYGYKDVEFDHFSEEIDFTKS; translated from the coding sequence ATGGATGAAAAGGAATTACTGAAAAAGGCTTTTGAGTACGGAAACGTACCTAGCAACATCACCTACTGTTTCACCGAACCATGTCCGATGAAAAACAAATGCATTCACTATCTATCCGGTCTCTACAAAAACGAGAAGACTGATAGAGGGGATGCCATTTTCCCAAATGCCCTGAAAAACGGGAATTGCAAGTACTTCGCTCCGCTGCGTGTCGTGAAAATGGCATGGGGATTCGACAAACTCTTTGCCGAAATGAAAGTGAAAGACGCTCCTGCACTGCGCGCCGAAATGAGAGACTATCTCGGCAGCAAAGGACAATACTACCGTTACAAACTGGGACAACTGAAACTCCTGCCGGAACAACAGGCATATATCAAACAGCTCTTCGCCAGATACGGATATAAAGATGTTGAATTCGACCATTTCTCAGAAGAGATTGATTTCACTAAAAGCTAA
- a CDS encoding VapE domain-containing protein has translation MKVTIVHTNNKKQLLVSTKTMEKLLQRIAKDDSRLTVTHFREYVPYMESGYEYYKDMPTWMHIYPAAEFAKDENNNLKMKACNGILMLKFGNITDADGVEGVKRSVAMLPSTFAALEGADGKSVIVLVKFSNEDDLLPAEEADAERLYRIAYQQILPVYQAIAKASVLTDGPKPSIEAGANLSFEPSMHNSFMMTLDAKPYFNSKAVAMKIDSNMHPQNQAFNTEDNQQMIPGSGTSEEEKKVDKNSVRENIMSMMQLLKSKYNFRYNTVMKFVEYMPKEKGWYGFQPVDPRVQKRMTLEVQLADIRVSIKDVRNFLESDYIKNYNPIDEYLFQCYDKWDGKDHIRALARTVPTNNPYWADWFYTWFLGMVDQWRGFTHRQYGNSVAPLLISKQGYNKSTFCRRLLPPELQWEYSDNLILSEKRQVYQAMAQFMVINLDEFNQISPQVQQGFLKNLIQLPTLKYKPPYGSHVMEFPRLASFIATSNMKDILTDPSGNRRFIGVELTGPIDVSVRPNYQQLFAQALTALHNGEKSYFDAEQVKLIMKNNSQFEVIQPIDQYFQLYFDLVENEKEGEYLTAAEIFDYLKKQIGSSLKVNSLMGFGRKLANMSELKHKRFADGMKYLVKKK, from the coding sequence ATGAAGGTAACAATCGTTCATACAAACAACAAGAAGCAGCTCCTCGTCAGCACAAAGACGATGGAGAAGTTGCTGCAACGTATCGCAAAAGATGACAGCAGACTTACTGTTACCCATTTCCGCGAATACGTGCCCTATATGGAAAGCGGCTACGAATATTACAAGGATATGCCAACATGGATGCACATCTACCCCGCTGCTGAATTCGCCAAAGACGAAAACAACAACCTGAAGATGAAGGCGTGCAACGGTATCCTGATGCTGAAATTCGGAAACATTACGGATGCAGACGGCGTGGAGGGCGTGAAGCGCTCGGTTGCCATGCTGCCTTCTACCTTTGCTGCGCTGGAAGGTGCTGATGGTAAGTCGGTTATCGTATTGGTGAAATTCAGCAATGAAGATGATTTGCTGCCTGCTGAGGAGGCGGATGCCGAACGACTGTACCGCATCGCTTACCAGCAGATTCTGCCTGTATATCAGGCGATTGCTAAGGCTTCGGTGCTCACAGACGGACCGAAACCTTCTATAGAAGCGGGCGCAAACCTGTCTTTTGAGCCTTCGATGCACAACAGTTTTATGATGACGCTCGATGCGAAACCTTATTTCAACAGTAAGGCGGTGGCGATGAAGATTGACAGCAACATGCACCCTCAGAACCAGGCTTTCAACACGGAAGATAATCAGCAGATGATTCCTGGTTCCGGTACTTCGGAAGAAGAAAAGAAAGTTGACAAGAACAGCGTTCGCGAGAATATCATGAGCATGATGCAGCTGCTGAAAAGTAAATATAACTTCAGATACAACACGGTGATGAAATTCGTGGAATACATGCCGAAAGAGAAAGGTTGGTATGGTTTCCAGCCCGTAGATCCGAGAGTGCAGAAGCGCATGACGCTGGAGGTGCAGCTTGCCGATATCCGAGTGAGCATCAAGGATGTCAGGAATTTTCTAGAGTCTGATTATATCAAGAATTATAATCCGATAGATGAATATCTCTTCCAATGCTACGACAAATGGGATGGAAAGGACCATATACGTGCCTTGGCTCGTACGGTTCCTACCAACAATCCTTACTGGGCAGACTGGTTCTACACCTGGTTTCTGGGCATGGTTGACCAGTGGCGCGGCTTTACCCATCGCCAGTATGGCAACTCGGTGGCTCCGCTTCTCATTTCCAAGCAGGGTTACAACAAGAGTACTTTCTGTCGCCGGCTGTTGCCGCCAGAGCTGCAATGGGAATATAGCGATAATCTGATTCTGTCAGAAAAACGTCAGGTTTATCAGGCGATGGCGCAGTTTATGGTCATCAATCTTGATGAGTTCAACCAGATTTCTCCACAGGTGCAGCAGGGATTTCTGAAGAATCTCATCCAGTTACCTACGCTGAAATACAAGCCTCCGTATGGCAGTCATGTCATGGAATTTCCTCGTCTCGCCTCGTTCATCGCCACGAGCAACATGAAGGATATTCTCACCGACCCATCCGGCAACCGAAGGTTTATAGGCGTGGAACTGACGGGACCAATCGATGTGAGTGTGCGTCCGAACTATCAGCAGCTTTTCGCCCAGGCGCTGACCGCTTTGCACAATGGCGAGAAGAGTTATTTTGATGCGGAACAGGTGAAGTTGATCATGAAGAACAACAGCCAGTTTGAGGTAATCCAGCCGATAGACCAGTATTTCCAGCTCTATTTTGATTTGGTTGAGAATGAGAAAGAGGGCGAATATCTGACTGCCGCCGAGATTTTCGACTATCTGAAAAAGCAGATAGGTTCATCGCTCAAGGTGAACAGTTTGATGGGATTCGGCAGGAAACTGGCGAATATGAGTGAGTTAAAACATAAGAGATTTGCAGATGGAATGAAGTATCTTGTAAAGAAAAAGTAA
- the nhaD gene encoding sodium:proton antiporter NhaD yields the protein MTTLTISIIVVFVLGYALIATESLTKVNKAAIALLMLVGCWTLYMVDPMQYLQLMHPDYTGGAAGMVEKVTGIIQEHLGDTATTLFFLMGAMTIVEIVDQNGGFNWVRKVMKTKSKRALLWRIAILTFFLSAILDNLTTSIVMIMILRKLVTDHKDRMVYASLVIIAANSGGAFSPIGDVTTIMLWNKGLITAAGVIAEIFIPSVVSMVIPALILQTMLKGELVMPEVSAQQNAAVSDFTEGQRKAVFWLGVGGLIFVPIFKSITHLPPFVGILLVLGVLWTATEVFYRGLHRGADAEGTQKRVTKLLSRVDMSTILFFLGILMAVSCLAEIGVLTALGQGLNVVFDGNHYLVTGIIGVLSSIVDNVPLVAGCMGMYPVAAVGDMAVDGVFWQLLAYCAGVGGSMLIIGSAAGVVVMGLEKITFGWYMKHISWIAFVGYIAGIVCYWFIRTFLYAI from the coding sequence ATGACTACACTTACAATTTCTATTATTGTCGTTTTCGTGCTCGGCTATGCACTCATAGCTACCGAAAGCTTGACAAAGGTAAACAAGGCAGCAATTGCCCTGTTGATGTTGGTAGGTTGTTGGACCCTCTACATGGTGGATCCAATGCAGTATCTCCAGTTGATGCACCCTGATTATACAGGCGGTGCTGCTGGAATGGTGGAGAAGGTGACCGGAATCATCCAGGAACATCTGGGCGATACTGCCACAACACTCTTCTTCCTGATGGGTGCGATGACCATCGTGGAAATCGTTGACCAGAACGGCGGATTCAATTGGGTTCGCAAGGTGATGAAGACCAAGTCGAAACGTGCGCTCCTCTGGCGTATCGCTATCCTTACCTTCTTCCTCTCAGCTATCCTCGACAATCTGACCACCAGTATCGTGATGATCATGATTCTCCGAAAGCTCGTCACCGACCACAAGGATCGCATGGTTTATGCATCCCTCGTCATCATCGCAGCCAATTCGGGTGGTGCCTTCTCACCAATCGGCGACGTTACCACCATCATGCTCTGGAACAAGGGATTGATTACTGCAGCCGGCGTTATCGCCGAAATCTTCATCCCGTCTGTAGTTTCCATGGTGATTCCAGCCCTCATCCTTCAGACCATGTTGAAGGGCGAACTCGTGATGCCTGAGGTTTCTGCCCAGCAGAATGCAGCGGTCAGCGATTTCACCGAAGGTCAGCGCAAGGCAGTGTTCTGGTTGGGAGTAGGCGGTTTGATCTTCGTTCCTATCTTCAAGAGTATTACCCACTTGCCTCCATTCGTAGGAATCCTCCTGGTATTGGGCGTTCTCTGGACTGCTACCGAAGTTTTCTATCGCGGTTTGCATCGTGGAGCTGATGCCGAGGGTACTCAGAAGCGAGTAACCAAGTTGCTTTCTCGTGTTGATATGAGTACCATTCTCTTCTTCCTCGGAATCCTGATGGCAGTATCTTGCTTGGCTGAGATTGGCGTATTGACAGCTTTGGGGCAGGGCTTGAACGTCGTATTCGATGGCAACCACTACCTCGTAACTGGTATCATCGGTGTGCTTTCAAGTATTGTTGATAATGTGCCTCTGGTAGCCGGCTGTATGGGAATGTATCCTGTGGCAGCTGTTGGTGATATGGCTGTGGATGGTGTCTTCTGGCAGTTGCTCGCCTACTGTGCCGGTGTCGGTGGTTCAATGCTGATTATCGGTAGTGCCGCTGGTGTGGTGGTAATGGGCTTGGAGAAGATTACCTTCGGCTGGTATATGAAGCATATCTCCTGGATTGCTTTTGTAGGTTACATCGCAGGTATCGTTTGCTACTGGTTCATCCGTACCTTCCTTTATGCTATCTAA
- a CDS encoding IS110 family transposase, which yields MDKELYIGVDVSKQTLDLAYYDGESIDWKKAHIKVSNNNAGFKKIGSWVAKVSKGFDIVLFCMEYTGLYTQNFRLWLEEKHYIYRMVEPRKMHRFEPDLDDGLRSLDRIKTDELDSFRIAIYCEQNHRKILRNPSKLPSPVYFKLKRLLAERKQTVKQSVLYKQQLHDICAYDTDLSVERKNGQLKTLNDALKGIDNEIDMYIKEDADISKNFSLLTSIPGIGRVVALETIVLTENFMAIDNPRKYACYIGVAPFKKESGTSVRKGSSVSKKGFKQAKADLSIACLVCMQHIPNIRDYWERKRKEKCSGIVFNAIKFKMILRMFAVIKRGTPYVETDNYRNGKNKQPGVN from the coding sequence ATGGATAAAGAACTTTACATAGGCGTGGATGTCTCAAAGCAGACTCTCGACCTTGCTTATTATGACGGAGAAAGCATTGATTGGAAGAAAGCCCATATAAAGGTGAGCAACAACAATGCAGGTTTCAAGAAAATTGGTTCATGGGTGGCAAAGGTAAGCAAGGGGTTTGATATAGTCTTGTTCTGTATGGAATATACAGGACTTTACACCCAAAACTTTAGACTGTGGTTGGAAGAGAAACATTATATTTATAGGATGGTGGAACCTCGCAAGATGCATCGCTTTGAGCCAGACTTGGATGATGGACTGCGTTCGCTCGACCGCATCAAGACTGACGAGCTTGATTCTTTCCGCATAGCCATTTACTGTGAGCAGAACCACAGAAAGATTCTTCGCAACCCATCAAAACTTCCTTCTCCTGTATATTTTAAGTTGAAGAGGCTTTTGGCGGAACGCAAGCAGACAGTCAAGCAGTCAGTCCTTTACAAGCAGCAGCTTCATGATATATGTGCGTATGACACAGATTTGTCTGTGGAACGTAAGAATGGGCAACTTAAAACGCTCAATGATGCACTTAAAGGCATAGACAATGAAATTGACATGTACATAAAAGAAGATGCGGACATCAGCAAGAACTTTTCCCTGCTGACATCAATACCTGGTATTGGGCGTGTTGTCGCACTTGAAACCATTGTCTTGACCGAAAACTTCATGGCAATAGATAACCCACGTAAATACGCTTGCTATATTGGTGTCGCTCCTTTCAAGAAAGAATCTGGTACATCTGTGAGAAAAGGCTCGTCAGTCTCTAAGAAAGGTTTTAAACAGGCAAAGGCAGATTTGTCCATTGCCTGTTTGGTTTGCATGCAGCACATTCCGAACATCAGAGATTACTGGGAACGCAAGAGAAAGGAGAAATGCAGTGGAATAGTGTTTAATGCAATCAAGTTTAAGATGATACTCCGTATGTTTGCCGTTATAAAACGAGGTACTCCGTATGTGGAGACGGACAATTATCGAAATGGGAAAAACAAGCAACCAGGAGTGAACTAA
- a CDS encoding IS110 family transposase, whose protein sequence is MKNKSFVGIDISKNVIDVSIFREDTNIKMFPHEVFNNTRKGFGDMCSWLKKSRVVLSQALFGMEFTGCYSLDLEKFLTSKNYSFCMLSTRIVKHHPMGTIDKRDKNDSAKIADFLYRYDGTECAKPYKLPSKAMQQLKQLVNERKFLVEQRTNFMNRMQMFETKEDSAMYESYIKKLNHDIEKIDQEECELMSKEEDVFDTFQNLLTIPGIGFVNATNIIAITRNFTAFDTARQYARYVGVAPCSHTSGTSVKWRARPSAHCNGQVKADLSMAALRAVEYDVEMQMFYNRKLGGRKDSDTKRKALNAVKFKLICRMFAIGKQKRKWEVLNTSDDRKNLHIEKSKASEL, encoded by the coding sequence ATGAAAAATAAATCATTTGTAGGCATTGACATCTCTAAAAATGTCATAGATGTATCTATATTTCGTGAGGACACCAACATCAAAATGTTCCCTCATGAGGTGTTCAACAACACTCGCAAGGGATTTGGCGATATGTGCTCATGGCTCAAAAAGAGCCGTGTGGTACTTTCCCAAGCCCTGTTTGGCATGGAATTTACAGGTTGCTACTCCTTGGACTTGGAAAAATTCCTCACGTCCAAGAATTACTCTTTCTGTATGCTTAGTACACGTATAGTAAAACATCATCCTATGGGGACAATAGATAAGCGAGACAAGAATGACTCTGCAAAGATAGCTGACTTCCTCTATCGTTATGATGGCACGGAATGTGCCAAGCCATACAAGTTGCCAAGCAAGGCTATGCAACAATTGAAGCAACTTGTCAATGAGCGTAAGTTCCTTGTGGAGCAACGGACAAACTTTATGAACCGAATGCAGATGTTTGAAACGAAAGAGGATTCTGCCATGTATGAGAGCTACATTAAAAAGCTCAATCATGACATTGAGAAGATAGATCAGGAAGAGTGTGAATTAATGTCCAAGGAGGAAGATGTCTTTGACACTTTTCAGAATCTGTTGACGATACCAGGAATTGGTTTTGTCAATGCAACAAACATAATTGCCATCACACGAAACTTTACCGCTTTTGACACAGCTCGGCAATATGCGAGATATGTTGGCGTAGCTCCATGCAGTCACACTTCTGGTACCAGTGTGAAATGGCGTGCCCGACCTTCCGCACACTGTAACGGTCAAGTGAAAGCTGACCTGTCTATGGCGGCATTGAGAGCTGTTGAGTACGATGTGGAAATGCAAATGTTTTATAATCGAAAGTTAGGAGGCAGAAAAGATTCTGATACTAAGCGTAAGGCATTGAATGCCGTCAAGTTTAAGCTCATTTGCAGAATGTTTGCCATAGGCAAGCAAAAGAGAAAATGGGAAGTGTTGAACACCTCTGACGACAGAAAGAACTTACATATTGAAAAGTCCAAAGCAAGTGAACTATGA
- a CDS encoding IS1380 family transposase, with protein sequence MAKIQIKSEKLTPFGGIFSIMEQFDALLAQTIDSTLGLRCTMFGYQYSEILRSLMCVYLCGGSCIEDVTTHLMKHLSLHPTLRTCSADTILRAIEELTFKSITYKSASGKSYDFNTADKMNCLLVNALLATGQLKSGQEYDFDFDHQFIETEKYDAKPTYKKFLGYSPGVAVINDMIVGIENRDGNTNVRFNQRETLERIFKRLEASEIYISRARMDCGSCSEEIVDMVEAHCRHFYIRANRCSSFYDSMFALTGWKTVEINGIEFELNSILVEKWKGKPYRLVIQRQRRIDGYLDIWEGEYTYRCILTNDYKSSARDIVEFYNLRGGKERIFDDMNNGFGWNRLPKSFMAQNTVFLLMTALIRNFYKAIMQRLKTHEFGLRATSRIKTFVFKFISVPAKWIKTSRRHVLNIYSDNNAYANLFKTDFG encoded by the coding sequence ATGGCAAAGATACAAATAAAATCTGAGAAACTCACTCCTTTTGGGGGAATTTTTTCGATTATGGAGCAATTTGATGCTCTTTTAGCTCAAACCATAGATTCCACCTTGGGATTGAGATGCACTATGTTTGGTTATCAATATAGCGAGATTCTACGCTCTCTGATGTGCGTATATCTTTGTGGTGGCTCATGTATTGAGGATGTTACAACTCACCTGATGAAACATTTGTCTCTTCATCCAACTCTTCGCACTTGCAGCGCAGACACCATATTACGTGCTATCGAAGAACTGACTTTTAAGAGCATCACCTATAAGTCTGCTTCTGGCAAATCCTATGATTTCAATACTGCAGACAAGATGAACTGCTTACTGGTCAATGCCCTGCTTGCTACTGGTCAATTGAAATCCGGTCAAGAGTATGATTTTGACTTTGACCATCAGTTCATTGAAACAGAGAAGTATGATGCAAAACCAACCTACAAGAAGTTCTTGGGCTATAGTCCAGGGGTGGCAGTCATTAACGACATGATTGTCGGTATTGAAAATAGAGACGGTAACACAAACGTGCGCTTCAACCAAAGAGAGACTTTGGAAAGAATCTTCAAGCGATTGGAGGCTTCGGAAATATATATTTCTCGTGCCCGCATGGATTGCGGCTCATGTTCGGAGGAAATCGTAGATATGGTAGAGGCTCATTGCAGGCATTTTTATATTCGTGCCAACAGATGCTCTTCTTTCTACGATTCCATGTTTGCCTTAACTGGATGGAAAACTGTTGAAATCAACGGTATTGAGTTTGAGTTGAATTCTATCCTTGTTGAGAAATGGAAAGGAAAACCGTATCGTCTTGTCATACAGAGACAAAGGCGAATAGATGGATACCTTGACATTTGGGAAGGCGAATATACCTACAGATGTATACTGACTAACGATTACAAGTCGAGTGCAAGAGACATCGTGGAATTCTACAATCTTCGTGGTGGCAAGGAACGCATCTTCGATGACATGAACAATGGCTTTGGCTGGAATCGATTGCCAAAATCGTTCATGGCACAGAATACTGTATTCCTGCTTATGACAGCTCTCATCAGAAACTTCTACAAAGCTATTATGCAGAGATTGAAAACCCATGAATTTGGATTGCGTGCCACCAGCAGAATCAAGACCTTTGTTTTCAAGTTCATCTCTGTTCCTGCGAAATGGATTAAGACATCACGTAGGCATGTATTGAACATTTACTCAGACAACAATGCTTATGCCAACCTGTTCAAGACAGACTTTGGTTAA
- a CDS encoding PD-(D/E)XK nuclease family protein, whose translation MDLKAIQQLLQEAQSILQKSKAEKKEREAKGEYFSVFEYLNFSRFEEQLHTPFLRMLLDKDANHGVGKGFLQAFLDKIVEKLKPDFQYDINSSHIEYQDVYLGNNEISEDGTSTGGKIDILLHDDKKHAIIIENKFDRYGNPAQDQPKQLERYYNHGKDDKKYEDFILIYLTPSGQYASKDSTGSNTITYYPVSYDQSDNKPNILSWLDECLNISKGCPRIHEVIKQYITYIKNTRQIMEGKYQNELWNLLFSDENLLDVTLNIIHSGEKIKEKIRKDFCEKLVQKAGEYGLELRENDNGYVNIIKWDNDKDVWMIFVGKKKCQSQVGFVVGYFSRTDDNNGGMLYGLSIINGDYSNLEELKHKFKIESGNPDDEYPKFTQENLPGKLSEEQWKEFPWGFSYLSDENRKCDKNWYDWDDPQTLADMHNGKMLKFMETRFEILKKHGIIDKL comes from the coding sequence ATGGATTTAAAAGCTATACAGCAATTGCTGCAAGAAGCTCAGTCTATCTTACAGAAAAGTAAGGCTGAGAAGAAAGAGCGTGAGGCAAAAGGCGAATATTTCAGCGTTTTTGAATATTTGAATTTTTCGCGCTTTGAGGAACAACTGCATACCCCTTTTCTTCGTATGCTGCTTGATAAGGATGCCAATCATGGAGTGGGGAAAGGCTTCTTGCAGGCTTTTCTAGATAAGATTGTGGAAAAGTTGAAGCCTGATTTTCAATATGATATCAATTCGAGTCATATTGAATATCAAGATGTTTATTTGGGCAATAATGAGATATCTGAGGATGGTACTTCTACTGGAGGAAAAATAGACATTCTCTTGCATGATGACAAAAAGCATGCTATCATTATTGAAAACAAGTTTGATAGATATGGCAATCCTGCTCAAGATCAACCTAAACAACTTGAGCGATATTATAATCATGGTAAAGATGATAAGAAATATGAGGATTTTATCTTGATATATCTCACTCCATCTGGTCAATATGCTTCGAAGGATTCTACGGGTTCCAATACAATAACCTATTATCCGGTAAGTTATGACCAGTCTGATAATAAGCCAAATATCTTATCTTGGCTTGATGAGTGTTTGAATATATCAAAAGGATGCCCTCGCATTCATGAAGTGATTAAGCAATACATAACTTATATAAAAAATACAAGACAGATTATGGAAGGAAAATATCAAAATGAATTGTGGAATTTGTTGTTTTCAGATGAAAATTTATTAGATGTGACACTTAATATCATACATAGTGGGGAAAAGATAAAAGAGAAAATCAGAAAAGACTTCTGTGAAAAGCTAGTGCAAAAGGCAGGTGAATATGGTCTTGAACTTCGTGAAAATGATAATGGGTATGTTAACATCATTAAATGGGATAATGATAAAGATGTTTGGATGATTTTTGTAGGAAAGAAGAAGTGTCAATCACAAGTAGGATTCGTGGTTGGCTATTTCTCACGAACAGACGATAATAATGGCGGAATGTTATATGGGTTGTCTATTATTAATGGGGACTATTCAAATCTGGAAGAGCTGAAACATAAATTTAAGATAGAGTCTGGCAATCCAGATGACGAGTATCCTAAGTTCACACAAGAGAATCTTCCGGGTAAACTTTCTGAAGAGCAATGGAAAGAATTCCCTTGGGGATTTTCGTATTTAAGTGACGAGAATAGAAAATGTGATAAAAATTGGTATGATTGGGATGATCCTCAAACTTTGGCAGATATGCACAATGGCAAGATGCTTAAGTTTATGGAAACCCGTTTTGAAATTCTGAAAAAGCATGGCATCATAGACAAGCTGTAG
- a CDS encoding DUF262 domain-containing protein has translation MGGTIFYSYYLLMGSYFSQLFIKFVDGKALLYYVYAISVNNFQYNKQPMSANKITLGQYIDGKTIQIPCYQRGYIWGKEHVGSKNSVSYMLDTLCEGYKNSTDIFIQGITVAIEGDKYSVIDGQQRSTFFYLLLKTLGVEHPFTIEYNSSRGSTVGGGKVNPGEWLKNCNEDEEITTQDGYFFKKTICLIKKHELYTKNKNEIIKYIRQHVYFLLINISQELAVSTFTMMNGNKAIMQDYELIKADLLRMASLGTGGYTNNQASEWDNISLRSRYAHEWDRWLHWWNQEEVKLMFNCQNPMGWLLKTEFEDNKSGLFEAYKLKLKENNKAKNPAFSAKYLFSQLRDCQHKFEDVFSLPKEANCFGVIMRLLSNDQDKIGFIKAYFGYTGENDKCNVQDLKLVVDLLLIGFTYKNIVHHDFEKKDKIEEFRQTLAQNPIYGVNNELAYNYLLVRNVERDTELNRKFDFTIVAGNRSLEHVYPKSMVLHLQNNDIYRGDSEPLKYEKDFKDEDFNKQNGSLKLGEIIMEKGYISRDDIQNHWKDLVKDNSSELSLDLASVILSEHSIGNLLLLYGNNNSEFGNMLPEKKRQSYFDLSKGFFSSRHLLHTVFSFAQYQKFDESAICQNQLDVINDVEQRIKYVELIIK, from the coding sequence ATGGGTGGTACGATTTTTTATTCTTATTATTTGTTAATGGGCAGTTATTTTTCACAGCTTTTTATTAAATTTGTAGATGGTAAGGCATTACTATATTATGTCTATGCTATAAGTGTAAACAATTTTCAATATAACAAACAGCCTATGAGTGCTAATAAAATAACTTTAGGACAGTATATCGATGGTAAGACGATCCAAATACCATGTTATCAGCGTGGATATATTTGGGGAAAGGAGCATGTTGGCTCTAAAAATTCTGTGAGTTATATGCTTGATACTTTATGTGAGGGTTATAAAAACTCTACGGACATCTTTATCCAAGGCATTACCGTTGCTATAGAAGGTGACAAATATTCTGTTATAGATGGTCAACAGAGAAGTACATTTTTTTATCTATTACTCAAAACTTTGGGTGTAGAGCATCCTTTTACCATCGAGTATAATAGCAGTAGAGGTAGTACAGTCGGTGGTGGTAAAGTAAATCCTGGAGAATGGTTAAAGAATTGCAATGAAGATGAAGAAATAACTACTCAGGACGGTTATTTTTTCAAGAAGACTATCTGTTTGATAAAGAAGCATGAACTTTATACTAAGAATAAGAATGAAATAATCAAGTATATACGTCAACATGTTTACTTCTTGCTCATTAATATATCTCAGGAACTTGCCGTCTCAACATTTACCATGATGAATGGCAATAAGGCCATTATGCAAGATTATGAACTAATTAAGGCAGACTTGCTTCGCATGGCTTCTTTAGGGACTGGTGGATATACTAATAATCAGGCTAGTGAGTGGGACAATATCTCATTGCGTAGTAGATATGCCCATGAATGGGATAGATGGCTTCATTGGTGGAACCAGGAAGAGGTAAAACTTATGTTTAATTGCCAAAATCCGATGGGCTGGCTTTTGAAGACCGAATTTGAAGACAATAAAAGCGGATTGTTTGAAGCCTATAAATTAAAATTAAAAGAGAATAATAAGGCAAAGAATCCTGCATTTTCAGCAAAGTACCTTTTTTCTCAGTTAAGAGATTGCCAGCACAAGTTTGAAGATGTTTTTTCACTTCCAAAGGAGGCGAACTGCTTTGGAGTGATAATGAGGTTGCTATCTAATGACCAAGACAAAATAGGCTTTATCAAAGCATACTTTGGTTATACAGGTGAGAATGACAAATGTAATGTGCAAGATTTAAAGCTTGTTGTAGATTTACTTTTGATTGGTTTCACCTACAAGAATATAGTTCATCATGATTTTGAAAAGAAAGATAAAATAGAAGAATTTCGTCAGACATTGGCTCAGAATCCAATTTATGGTGTGAATAATGAGCTTGCATATAATTATCTCTTGGTTAGAAATGTTGAGAGAGACACTGAATTGAATAGAAAGTTTGACTTTACTATTGTGGCAGGTAATCGCTCCTTGGAGCATGTCTATCCAAAGTCAATGGTTTTACATTTACAAAATAATGACATCTATAGAGGAGATAGTGAACCATTAAAGTATGAAAAGGATTTCAAAGATGAAGATTTTAATAAGCAAAATGGTTCTTTGAAACTTGGCGAAATAATTATGGAAAAAGGCTATATTTCAAGAGATGACATCCAAAATCATTGGAAAGATTTAGTCAAAGATAATTCATCGGAGCTATCTTTGGATTTGGCATCTGTTATATTGTCAGAACACAGCATTGGCAATTTGTTGCTATTATACGGAAATAACAATTCTGAATTTGGTAATATGTTGCCTGAGAAAAAACGACAAAGCTATTTTGATTTGAGTAAAGGTTTTTTCAGCAGCCGTCATCTTTTGCATACAGTGTTTAGTTTCGCTCAATACCAAAAGTTTGACGAATCAGCCATTTGCCAAAATCAGTTGGATGTAATCAATGATGTTGAGCAGCGCATCAAATATGTGGAATTAATAATTAAGTAA